Within the Polaribacter pectinis genome, the region CATTGATGGTCCAGAAGTATCTTTAAAAGGATCTCCAACAGTATCTCCAGTTACGGCAGCTTTGTGAGCTTCAGAACCTTTGTATGTCATTTCTCCATCAATTTCTACACCAGCTTCAAAAGATTTTTTTGCATTATCCCAAGCTCCACCTGCATTGTTTTGGAAAATTGCCCAAAGAACACCAGAAACTGTAACACCAGCCATATAACCACCTAACATTTCAGCGATAGCTAATTTATCCATTCCAAATGCTAAAGGAGCAAAAGCAATAATTAATGGGAAACCTATAGTTAATAAACCAGGTAACATCATTTCTCTTAAAGAAGCTTCAGTAGAAATTGCTACACATTTATCATATTCTGGTTTTCCAGTTCCTTCCATAATTCCAGGAATATCTCTAAACTGACGTCTAACTTCTTGTACCATTTCCATAGCAGCTTTTCCAACAGCATTCATTGCCAAAGCAGAAAATACAACTGGTACCATTCCACCAACAAATAACATTGCTAAAACTGGTGCTTTAAAGATATTAATACCATCAATTCCTGTAAAAGTAACGTAAGCTGCAAATAAAGCTAAAGATGTTAATGCAGCAGAAGCGATTGCAAAACCTTTTCCTGTTGCAGCAGTTGTATTACCAACTGAATCTAAAATATCTGTTCTTTCTCTAACAATTGGTTCTTGTTCGCTCATTTCTGCGATACCACCAGCGTTGTCTGATATTGGTCCAAAAGCATCAATTGCTAATTGCATAGCTGTTGTTGCCATCATTGCAGAAGCAGCTAATGAAACTCCGTAAAAACCTGCAAAAGCATAAGAAGCCCAAATTGCACCAGCAAATAGTAATACTGATGGAAAAGTAGAAATCATACCAGTAGCTAAACCAGCAATAATGTTTGTTCCTGCTCCAGTTGACGATTGTTGAACGATTTTTAAGATTGGTTTTTTACCTAAACCTGTATAATATTCCGTTACTGAAGAAATTACAGCTCCAACAATTAATCCAACAATTGTTGCGCCGAAAACTCTTAATGATGAAATTTCTTGTAATCCTTCACCAAAAAATTCCATTGTCATAGTTTCTGGTAACATCCAAGTTACTAACCCATAACAAGAAAGTGCAACTAATACGATAGAAGTCCAGTTTCCTTTATTTAAAGCTCCCATTACTTGAGATTCTTTTGCGCTATTATCTTTAATTTTAACTAATAAAGTTCCAATAATAGAAATAATAATTCCAGCACCAGCAATTGCCATTGGTAAAAGTATTGGTCCAATTCCGCCAAATGCGTCAGAAATACTTCCTCCCATATCTTTAATTACATAATTACCTAAAACCATTGCAGCTAAAACAGTTGCAACGTAAGAACCAAATAAATCTGCTCCCATACCAGCAACATCACCAACATTGTCTCCAACATTATCTGCAATTGTAGCAGGGTTTCTTGGATCATCTTCAGGAATACCTGCTTCTACTTTACCAACTAAATCTGCACCAACATCTGCTGCTTTTGTATAGATTCCTCCACCAACTCTTGCAAAAAGAGCAATAGATTCAGCACCTAAAGAAAAACCTGCTAAAGTTTCAAGAACTATTGTCATATCCATTGTAGAAGTCCATTCACTTCCCATAAAATACCAGAAGAAAAAGATAAAAAACGATGTTAAGCCTAATACGGCTAAACCAGCAACTCCAAGTCCCATAACTGTTCCTCCACCAAAAGATACTTTTAAAGCATTTGGTAAACTTGTTTTTGCAGCTTGAGTAGTTCTTACATTTGTTTTAGTAGCTATTTTCATTCCTATATTTCCTGCAAAAGCAGAAAAAACAGCTCCAAAAATAAAAGCAACAACAATTAGAATGTGTGTTGTTGGTACAATAAAAGACACTGCAGCAAGTGCAACACTTACAATAACTACAAAAATTGCAAGCAATTTATATTCTGCACTTAAGAAAGCCAAGGCTCCTTCATAGATGTAATCAGAAATTTCTTTCATTTTACCATCACCTGCATCTTGTTTCATTACCCAAGATTGTTTAATCCACATGTAGATTAAACCTAAAATAGCCATTGCAATTGGCATCCAAATCATTAATGATTCCATATATTTATTTAATTTGATTAGTTTAAAACGGCGGTAAAAGTAAGAAAATCAAAGTGAAATAAAAAACCTCTTAAAATGTTTAATTTTAAGAGGTTGATAATATTTTAAGACTTTTACTGTCTAAATAGTAAAATTACCGTTCTTTTTATGCTCACTATTCTCATATCTTTGAACACAATCTTTAAAAATTTTACATGCTTCATCTGCATTACCCCATCCACCAACATCTACTTTTTTCTTTTCTAAATCTTTATATACTTTAAAAAAGTGCTCAATTTCTTTTAACCTATGAGGGTTTAAATCTGATAAATCATTTTTCTTATTCCAAATAGGATCAGAAACAGGAACGCAAATAACTTTTTCATCTGGTCCTTTTTCATCAGTCATATGAAAAACACCAATTGGTTTTACTTCAATAACACACATTGGAAAAGTTGGTTCATGCCCTAAAACTAAAACATCTAAAGGATCTCCGTCTAAAGCTAAAGTTTCTGGTACAAAACCATAATCTGCTGGATACATCATTGAAGAAAATAGCATTCTGTCGAAACGAATTTTATTTAATTCAAAATCATATTCATATTTATTTCTGCTTCCTTTAGGGATTTCTATTAATACATCAAAAGTCTTTGTTTTGTGCTCGCTCATGGTTATCTTTTTTCATGTTTAAATTCGGGGTCAAAAATAGTGAAACTATACTATTCTATGATAGTCTTATATTGATTAATTTACGCAATTGATTTCGAAACGTCTATTATTTATCTTCAAAAAAAAAATCCTAACCAAAAATGGATAGGATTCTTTTAAAAAAAAAAAATTTGAAAGCTATTTCTTATACATTACTTCTTTAACAGCTTTTATAACATCGTTTGCATTAGGAATCCATTTTTCAAATAAAACAGGAGAATAAGGTGCAGGTGTATCTGCAGTAGTAATTCTCTTAATTGGTGCATCTAAATAATCGAATGCTTGATCTTGAATTCTATATGTAATTTCTGAAGATACACTAGCAAATGGCCATGCTTCTTCTAAAATAACCAATCTATTTGTTTTCTTTACAGAAGTTAAAATAGCATCATGATCCATTGGGCGAACCGTTCTTAAATCTATAATCTCTACAGAAATATTTTCTTTAGCTAATTCATCAGCTGCTTTGTAAGCTTCTTTAATAATTTTACCAAAAGAAACAATAGTTACATCTGTACCTTCTCTTTTAATATCTGCAACTCCAATAGGAATGATATATTCTCCTTCAGGAATTTCCATCTTATCTCCATACATTTGTTCAGATTCCATAAAAATAACTGGATCGTCATCACGAATGGCTGCTTTTAATAATCCTTTTGCATCATATGGGTTAGATGGTACAATAACTTTTAAACCAGGAGTATTTGCAAACCAGTTTTCGAAAGCTTGTGAGTGTGTTGCTCCTAATTGACCAGCAGAAGCTGTTGGGCCTCTAAAAACGATTGGACAATTAAACTGTCCACCAGACATTTGTCTAATTTTAGCTGCATTATTTATAATTTGATCAATTCCTACCAACGAGAAGTTAAACGTCATATATTCTACAATAGGTCTGTTTCCGTTCATGGCAGAACCAATTGCTATACCAGCAAAACCTAATTCAGCAATTGGAGTATCTATAACTCTTTTTTCGCCAAATTCATCCAACATTCCTTTACTAGCTTTGTAAGCACCATTATATTCGGCAACTTCTTCTCCCATTAAGTAAATGCTTTCATCTCTGCGCATTTCTTCGCTCATTGCTTCGCAAATTGCTTCTCTGAATTGAACTGTCTTCATCTATGATAAATTGTAATTGTTATTTTTCACTTGCAAAAGTAAGGAATTAATTGTCATTTTTTTAAACACAATTGTACAAAGTGTTAGAAATATTCGCTATTTATTTCGCAATCGTTTTCGAAAAGTGTTAATTTTTTAAAAAATTTACTATGCATGCATAGTAAATTTAAAAAAAAGCCGTAATTTCGCTGACAATAAAACGAACTAAAAAATAGAATTTATGAAAATATTGGTATGTATTAGTCATGTGCCTGATACCACTTCAAAAATTAATTTTACAGATAATGATACAAAGTTTGATACAAATGGAGTACAGTTTGTAATTAATCCTTATGACGAATTTAGTCTAACAAGAGCAATGTGGTTTAAAGAAAAACAAGGCGCAACTGTAACTGTTGTAAATGTAGGTAATGCAACTGCAGAACCAACATTACGTAAAGCTTTGGCAATTGGTGCAGATGATGCAATTCGTGTAAATACAGAACCAACAGATGGTTTTTTAGTAGCAAAAGAATTGGCTGCAGTTGTAAAAAACGGAGGTTACGATTTAGTTTTAGCAGGAAGAGAATCTATCGATTATAATGGAGGAATGGTTCCTGGAATGTTAGCGTCTTTAACAGATTTCAACTTTGTAAATGGTTGTGTAGGTTTAGAAGTAGATGGAGAAAACGTTTCTGCAACAAGAGAAATAGATGGAGGAAGTGAAACTTTAAGTTCTTCATTACCAATTGTAATTGCAGGTCAAAAAGGAATTGTAGAAGAGTCTGATTTAAGAATTCCTAATATGAGAGGAATTATGATGGCTCGTAAAAAACCATTACAAGTTGTAGAAGCAACTAGTACAGATGCAAATACAACGATTCAATCTTTTGAAAAACCAGCGCCAAAAGGAGCTGTAAAATTAGTAGATGCAGACAATATAGATGAGTTAATTAACTTATTACATAACGAAGCAAAAGTGATTTAAAAATGTGTAACTGTTTAAGCATTTATTAATTTAAACGTTTGCAGTTTAACAATTACACAGATTAACAATTCAACAATTACACATTTAAAATAAAAATATATGTCAGTTTTAGTTTTTGCCGATTCAACAGACGGAAAATTTAAAAAAACTGCTTTAGAAGTAGTTTCTTACGGAAAAAAAGTAGCAGAACAATTAGGAAGCAATGTAGTTGCATTAACTATAAATGCAGCAGATGTTTCTGAATTATATAAATACGGTGCAGAAAAAGTAATTACAGTATCTAATGATTCTCTAAAAACTTTTAATGCAAAATCGTACGCATCAGTAGTAAGTGAAGCAGCCAAAGCAGAAAATGCAACAGTTGTTGTTGTAGATTCTAGTATAGATGGTTTGTATTTAGCACCAATAGTTGCAGTAAGTTTAGATGCAGGTTACGCATCTAATGTTGTAGCAGCACCATCAAGCACAGCACCTTTTACTGTTAAAAGAAAAGCATTTTCTAACAAAGCATTTTCAAATACAGTAATTTCTACAGATGTAAAAATTATTGGAGTTGCTAAAAATTCATTCGGCGTTCATGAGAATGAAGTTTCAGGAACATCAGAAGAATTTAGCCCTACAATAGCAGCATCTGGTGTAAAATCAGAAAAAGTAGAAAAAGTTACAGGTCAAGTAACAATTGCAGATGCAGACATTGTTGTTTCTGCAGGTAGAGGTTTAAAAGGGCCAGAAAACTGGGGAATGATAGAAGAATTAGCAGACGTTTTAGGCGCAGCAACAGCTTGTTCTAAACCAGTATCAGATTTAGGTTGGCGTCCTCATGGAGAACATGTTGGGCAAACAGGAAAGCCAGTTGCCTCAAACTTATACATTGCAATTGGTATTTCAGGTGCTATTCAGCATTTAGCAGGAATTAACGCTTCAAAAGTAAAAGTTGTTATAAATACAGATCCAGAAGCGCCATTTTTTAAAGCGGCAGATTATGGAATTGTTGGCGATGCTTTTGAGGTTGTACCTAAATTAATAGAGAAGTTAAAAGCTTTTAAAGCTTCATAATATTTTTTGGGCGTGCCCAAATTATTTAGAAATAGAATTTTAAGAAACGAATCAGAATATAAATTTTTTTGATTCGTTTTTTATTTATATCATTTTTATCTAGAAATAATTTCGTCAGGCTTTCAGCACTCGCTTTTTATTTTGCTCAAAAAAAGCAAAATAAAAGAGCTCAAACAAATGCTTCAATCCTTCACGCGGGCTTTCGTTCATATAAATTAATAAATTCAGAAAAAATAACCATTTTCACTATATTATTTTTAGTAAATTGTGCCCACTAAAAAGTAGATTGAAATTTAATAAATTACTTTTTTGTAATCTGCAGAAAGATATATGAGTTTAATAAAACTAACTATAAAAGGAATTTCCTACAGTCAAACACAAAGTGGAGCTTATGCTTTAGTGTTAAGCGAAATGGAAGGAAGTAGAACTTTACCAATAATTATTGGTGCTTTTGAGGCACAATCTATAGCTATTGCTTTAGAAAAAGAAATTAGACCTCCAAGACCATTAACACACGATTTATTCAAAACATTTTCAGACCGATTTTTAATTACTGTAAAAGAAGTAATTATTCATAAATTAGTAGACGGAGTTTTCTTTTCTAGTTTAATTTGCGAAAGAGATGGAGTAGAAGAAACTATAGATACCAGAACTTCAGATGCAATTGCAATTGCTGTACGTTTTCAAGCGCCAATTTATACGTATGAAAATATTTTAGACAAAGCAGGTATTTATCTAAAAATTGAAGAAGAGCTTTCTCTTGGTGAAACTTTATCACAAGAAGAAGATTTAGATTTAGAAGAAATAATAACAAAAAAAGAATCTGGTTTTTCAGAAATGTCTTTAGAAGAATTAAATAATCAACTAGATACAGCGGTTAATAACGAAAATTACGAACTTGCTGCTAAAATTAGAGACGAAATTAGCAAACGCTCTTAATCCGATATATATTATGAAAAAAATATTTTTAATTGCTTTTTGTTTTCTTTCAATAGCTGTTTTTTCTCAAGATTTAGAACAAGATTGGAGTTTTTCTTCTATTGAGAAATTAGATGGAACTTCAACTACGGAAGTACAAGAAGGAGATGTTTTTTCTTTAAAAGATGGCAAATTTAAATATGCAGTTTCTTCAGAAAATAGAGAAGCAACTGGAAATTATATTCGTCAGAATAACCTACTTATTTTTAATTTTAAAGAACCAAAAGATACAGTAAGATACTATAATATTGTTGCTTTTGATGATGCAAGTTTAACGCTGTCTGAAAATGATAACGTATATAAATTATCTTCACCAGAATATGCAAAAATTGTAATTCCTCAGAAGAAAGTAAATTTATTAGAAACAGATGTAAAAGAATCAGTTTCTGAAGTTTCTGATAAAATTCTGCCTAGTGAAGGCTTTTCTATAAATACCTTATGGAGAGGTGTTTTAGGTATGTTTTCTTTATTAATAATCGCCTTTTTATTTAGCGCCAACAGAAAAGCAATTGATTGGAAAATTGTAGGTTTAGGTATTTGTTTTCAATTATTAATTGCAATTGGAGTTTTAAAAATTGGTTTTATTCAAGCTATTTTTGAATTTGTAGGTAAAGGGTTTGTAAGTATTTTAGATTTTACACAAGCTGGAAGCAAGTTTCTATTTGAAGGTCTAATTACAGATATGGATACTTTTGGGTTTATTTTTGCATTTCAAATTTTACCAACAATTATTTTCTTTTCTGCATTAACATCGCTGTTATTTTATTTAGGCTTAATACAGAAATTGGTAAAAGTAATGGCTTGGTCGTTAAGCAAAGTTTTAAAAATCTCTGGAGCAGAAAGTTTATCTGTTGCAGGTAACATATTTCTGGGTCAAACTGAAGCACCACTTTTAATTAAAGCATATTTAGAAAAGATGAACAAATCTGAAATGCTTTTAGTTATGATTGGTGGAATGGCAACTGTTGCTGGAGCTGTTTTAGCAGCATACATTGGGTTTTTAGGAGGCACAGATGAGACGTTAAAACTTTTTTATGCTAAACATTTATTAGCTGCATCTGTAATGGCTGCACCAGGAGCAATTGTTATTTCTAAAATATTATATCCTCAAACAGAAAAAGTAAATACAGATGCACATGTATCTCAAGATAAAATAGGCTCTAATATTTTAGATGCAATAGCAAACGGAACTTCAGAAGGTTTAAAATTGGCATTTAATGTAGGAGCAATGTTATTGGTTTTTGTTGCTTTTATTGCCATGATAAATGGTGTTTTGGGAGGTTTAGGAGGTTTTGATGGAATTGAATATTTTGGTTGGAAATTCACATCATTAAATGAAATTATAGCAAACTCAACTGCGTACAAAGCGCTTTCTATAGAATTTATTTTAGGTTATATTTTCGCGCCATTAATGTGGTTAATTGGTGTTCCATCTACAGATATGACTTTAATGGGGCAATTGTTAGGAATTAAATTAGCAGCTAGTGAATTTGTAGGGTATATACAATTGGCAGAATTAAAAAACGCTGCTAATGCAACTCATTTAACATTTAATAAATCTATTATTATGGCAACTTATATGTTGTGTGGTTTTGCAAATTTTGCTTCTATTGGAATACAAATTGGAGGAATTGGTTCTTTGGCTCCTGGGCAACGAAAAACATTATCAGAATTTGGAATGAAAGCATTAATTGGTGGTACAATTGCTTCTCTAATGTCTGCAACAATTGCAGGTATGATTATTGGGTAAGATTTTGATGCTCTTAATTATAAAAAACGATTAATTCTTAATTGACTATTTTAGAGTTTTTAGTTGTATTCAATTTAAGAAAAATAATCTTTTGTAGTTATTAGTGATTTGACCAAAGAGATACCACATATAGAATTTAATCCTTCAACAACCAATAATTTTGGTTTTGAAATTGTTCCGATTAAAGATATCGCTAAAAGCAAAAACGAGCACAAGCATAATCCTGAATTACCACATCAACTAAAATTTTACAATCTAATTTTTTTTACAGAAGGTTTTGGAAGACATTTCATTGATTTTAAATGGTATTCTGTGCAAAAAAACAGTTTGGTATATCTTACCAAAGATCAAGTGAATGCTTTTGAGTTTTCAGAAGGTCTAAATGGTTATTGTATCATTTTTACAGAAGAATATTTTGTAAATAGCTTTTTAAATTTAACAAATGACTTTGTATTTAGACTTTTTAATCCGGAGTTATTTTCGCCAATTCTTCAAATTCCAAAAAAATCTGAATTTGTAAATTATTTTAATTTATTGTTAAACGAATATGGCAATTCCCAATCATTTAATCATAAAAATATTATCAATTCACTATTAACCATTTTAATATCGAAAGCAGAAAATTTAAAACAAAATCTAACCTTTCATATTTCTGATGCTTCTAAAGTAGTTGTTTATCAAAATTTTATTTCACTTATTGAAAAAAATCTAACCAAAAGCAGAAGTGCTAATTTTTACGCCAAAGAACTGGCTATAAGTTACAAGCACTTAAATACTATTTGCAAAGAATTGATAAATAAAACCGCCAAAAACGTGATTGATGATTTTATAATTCTTCAAGCAAAAAGAAATTTAATAAATTCAACAACTACAAGTTCTGAATTAGCTTATAAATTAGGTTTCGAAGACCCAACAAATTTCACCAAATATTTTAAGAAAAATACAGGTTTAACCCCAAAATCATTCTTAAAATCACTCTCAAAAGACTAATGGTTCAACTTTAACCATTTTAACACTCGTTTTCATCTTTTCTAAAAGTTGTACTTGCTTCATCTTTGTACCATATTAAAACAAACAAAAATGAAACAAATAATTACAACTGTTACAGTTGCTCTTTTAATAACAGCTTGCAACATCCAAGACAAAAAAAATAATAATAAAAACACAGAAAAAATGGAAACAAAAACAGCATTATCAAACAAAGAAAAAGCAGTAGCATTAATTACAAGTTTAGAAACTGGAAATAAAGCTACAATAGCATACATTAACCCAACTAACTATAAGCAACACAACCTTGCTGTTGCAGATGGATTAGAAGGTTTTGGAGAAGTTTTGCATCACGCACCTGAAGGAGGATTTAAAGCAAAGGTTGTTCGTTCTTTTCAAGATGGAGATTATTCGATTACACATACTAAATATGACTTTTTTGGGCCAAAAGTTGGGTTTGATATTTTTAAATTTAAAGATGGACAAATAGTTGAACATTGGGATAATTTTTCAGATTTAGCTTCTGCAAATCCAAGTGGTCATACACAAATAGATGGAGTTATAAAAGTTACAGACTTAGAAAAAACCGAAGCAAATAAAGCATTAGTAAAAGATTTTGTAAACACCGTTTTAATTAATGGAGAGTTTAATAAACTGCCAAATTATTTTGATGGAGATAATTATATCCAACACAATTCTATGATTGGAGATGGTCTTTCTGGCTTTGGTAAAGCAATCGAAGAAATGGCAAAACAAGGAATTATAATGACTTTTGAGAAAAGTCATATTATTTTAGGAGAAGGAAATTTTGTTCTTTCTGTAACTGAAGGAACTTTTGCTGGAAAACCAACATCATTTTACGATTTATTTAGAATTGAAAACGGAAAAATTGCAGAACATTGGGACACCATTGAAACTATTTTATCAGAAGCTGATAGAAAAAATAATAACGGAAAGTTTAACTTTTAAGTTCGATTTATTCTATCAAAATTAAAACATATAGAAGTAATATCGAATTAATAAACGGTATTACTTCTTGAACTCAAAAAAATAAAATAGGATGCAAAAAGAAAAAATAACAAACACTTTAAATGAATTGTTTAACGATTCTAAATACGACCGAATTAAAATTGCGAAAGGAGTTGCAAAGAGTATTTTTAGACCTATAAAACCTACTGATTTTGAAGAAGCATACCTTTCTATTTCTAAAGAACAAGGAGAACATTTAGTGCAAATCATAAAAGAAAACAATTTTAAAAATATTATTGAGTTTGGTACTTCTTTTGGAATATCTACATTGTTTTTAGCTCAAGGTATTTTAGATACAAATGGTCATATTATTTCCACAGAGTTATTAGAGTCTAAAGCTAAAAAAGCAATTGAAAATTTTAAAAAAGCAGGTGTAAATAATCTTATTGAAGTTAGAATTGGAGATGCCATAGAAACTTTGAAAAATCATAAAGAACCAGTAGATTTACTACTATTAGATGGTTGGAAATATTTGTATTTACCATTATTTCAAATGCTTGAGCCTAATTTTCACTGCAACACTATAATTTATGTTGACAATGCAGATATGACAGAAGTTAAAGCTTTTTTAAATACTATAGCTAAAGACGATAAGTACCAATTGCAAACAAAATTTAATAATAAAGCGGTTTTAATAAGCCGTAAAAAATAGGAGAAATGAGTAAAGTAGCAAAATGCCCAACTTGTGGCAGTAAATCAAAAATTAAAGAAATAAATGGAGAAACAATTTATGAAGCTTTACAAGATGAAGAAATAATAAAAAAAGTTGGCCAATTGAAAAAAGCGATGCAAAAATACAAGGAAAAAGCAGAAGCCTTAGAAAAAGAGCTAGCAGTATTAAAAGAGCAATAAAACTTGTAATTATGAAACATTTAATAACACTTAAAAACATAGTTTTTATAATTTCAATTACTTGTTTAGTGAGCTTAATAGGTTGCTCAAAGAAGGTTGTTTACAATGCTCCTTCTAATCTTTCAGTGGATTATATTTCTGAACTTTCTAATGAAAAGAAAATAGCTTATCGTTTTATAACATCAGCAAAAGAAAATTATTTAGTATTTGATTCCATATTAAGTCCAAACTTTTACAGTCTAGACCAAAGTTGGAAAGGAGATAAAAAAACTTTTATTCAAAAAAGGAATTCAGATAGTAGTTTTAGTAAAATGAAACCAGTTAGAATAATACAAGATGATTCTTTAGTTGCTGTTCATAGTAGAATGTTAGGAGATACTTTAAGGTTTAGGTGGGACATTTTACGTTTCAAAGAGCAAAAAGTTCAACAACACTGGAGTAATGTAAATGATTCAATAGGTCTAAACCCAAATAAACATTCAGAAATTGATGGGCCAACAATTCCTACTCAATTAGAAAAAACTGATATTAATCGTGCGCTCATTAATAAATTTATTAAAGAGAATATGATTAGAAAAGAAGGTGGTGCAATGAAATTTTTTAGTTTTAAGAAATATATTCAACACAATAGAGATGTTGGTGATGGACTTTCTGGGCTTTTATGGGCAATGGTTAAAATGAGTTTCCAAGGTAATACAATTACGTTTAAACACAATTATCACGTAATTGCAGAAGGTAATTTTGTGTTAAGTGCAACTGAAGGTTATGTAGGCAAAGAAAAAACAACTTTTTTTGATTTTTTTAGAATAGAAAACAACAAAATTATTGAACATTGGGACATTATAGCACCAATAAATGAATTCCTTTATTTTCAGCCAGTTGAGAAAATCAAAAATGAATAAATGAGACGCTTAAGTTAAAAATAAAAGTTTATTAAAATAGTTAATAACCTATTAATAAAATCACTTTACTAAATATTGAAATCACTATTTCATTCCTTAATTTTACAGTAAATTAATATACAAATTTTTCTTTCCGAGTTTACATTGAGCGTAGACGAAATAGGGGAGATTGAAGATTGGAAAATATGAAACAATATCACGATTTAGTAAAACACGTTTTAGAGAACGGAAATGAAAAAGGAGATAGAACAGGAACTGGAACAAAAAGTGTTTTTGGGCATCAAATGCGTTTCGATTTAAGTGAAGGTTTTCCAATGGTAACCACAAAAAAGTTGCATTTAAAATCGATTGTTTACGAATTACTTTGGTTCATAAAAGGAGATACAAACATTAAATATTTGCAAGAAAATGGTGTAAGAATTTGGAACGAATGGGCAGATGAAAATGGAGATTTAGGTCCAGTTTATGGACATCAATGGCGTAATTGGAATAGCGATGATATCGATCAATTAAAAGAAGTGATTTCAACTTTAAAAAAGAATCCGAATTCGAGAAGAATGTTAGTTTCTGCTTGGAATCCTTCAGTTTTACCAGATAATTCTGTTTCCTTTTCAGAAAATGTTGCGAATGGAAAAGCAGCATTACCTCCTTGTCATGCATTTTTTCAATTTTATGTTGCAGATGGTAAATTATCTTGCCAATTATACCAAAGAAGTGCAGATATCTTTTTAGGAGTGCCTTTTAACATTGCAAGTTATGCATTATTTACAATGATGATGGCACAAGTTTGTGGTTATGAAGCAGGAGAATTTATTCACACCTTTGGAGACGCTCATATTTATAATAATCACGTAGAGCAATTAGAATTACAATTGTCTAGAGATATTAGACCTTTACCAAAAATGAAAATCAATCCAGAAATTACAAGTATTTTCGATTTCGATTTCGAAGATTTTGAGCTTACAGATTACAATCCTCATCCACACATTAAAGGAAAAGTAGCGATATAAAAAAAGAGCTTTCTAATAAATTTAGAAAGCTCTTTTTTTATAATGATTTTATTATACAGTTATAACACTGTTTTCTGCGCCAGCAAAATCGTTCCAAGCAAGACCATCTGCTTCTTGTTCGTTTACATAAGCACCATCTACTAAATATCTAAATTCATAAGAATTTGCAGCATCTAAATCTACAGTTCCTTTAAAAGATCCGTTCTTTAATTTTTTTAATGGAGTAGCTTTAGAATTCCATTCATT harbors:
- a CDS encoding pyruvate dehydrogenase complex E1 component subunit beta, which codes for MKTVQFREAICEAMSEEMRRDESIYLMGEEVAEYNGAYKASKGMLDEFGEKRVIDTPIAELGFAGIAIGSAMNGNRPIVEYMTFNFSLVGIDQIINNAAKIRQMSGGQFNCPIVFRGPTASAGQLGATHSQAFENWFANTPGLKVIVPSNPYDAKGLLKAAIRDDDPVIFMESEQMYGDKMEIPEGEYIIPIGVADIKREGTDVTIVSFGKIIKEAYKAADELAKENISVEIIDLRTVRPMDHDAILTSVKKTNRLVILEEAWPFASVSSEITYRIQDQAFDYLDAPIKRITTADTPAPYSPVLFEKWIPNANDVIKAVKEVMYKK
- a CDS encoding sodium-translocating pyrophosphatase — protein: MESLMIWMPIAMAILGLIYMWIKQSWVMKQDAGDGKMKEISDYIYEGALAFLSAEYKLLAIFVVIVSVALAAVSFIVPTTHILIVVAFIFGAVFSAFAGNIGMKIATKTNVRTTQAAKTSLPNALKVSFGGGTVMGLGVAGLAVLGLTSFFIFFFWYFMGSEWTSTMDMTIVLETLAGFSLGAESIALFARVGGGIYTKAADVGADLVGKVEAGIPEDDPRNPATIADNVGDNVGDVAGMGADLFGSYVATVLAAMVLGNYVIKDMGGSISDAFGGIGPILLPMAIAGAGIIISIIGTLLVKIKDNSAKESQVMGALNKGNWTSIVLVALSCYGLVTWMLPETMTMEFFGEGLQEISSLRVFGATIVGLIVGAVISSVTEYYTGLGKKPILKIVQQSSTGAGTNIIAGLATGMISTFPSVLLFAGAIWASYAFAGFYGVSLAASAMMATTAMQLAIDAFGPISDNAGGIAEMSEQEPIVRERTDILDSVGNTTAATGKGFAIASAALTSLALFAAYVTFTGIDGINIFKAPVLAMLFVGGMVPVVFSALAMNAVGKAAMEMVQEVRRQFRDIPGIMEGTGKPEYDKCVAISTEASLREMMLPGLLTIGFPLIIAFAPLAFGMDKLAIAEMLGGYMAGVTVSGVLWAIFQNNAGGAWDNAKKSFEAGVEIDGEMTYKGSEAHKAAVTGDTVGDPFKDTSGPSMNILIKLTCLIGLVIAPILGGHAIEEKRTETIEVELIKNNTTAPTKEVAKVELKSKNFEIKRDVTIEVNPDNESLAQATVVITKMIDGKEVVVTKKIEGTLKEVEKKAEEIQ
- a CDS encoding electron transfer flavoprotein subunit beta/FixA family protein — its product is MKILVCISHVPDTTSKINFTDNDTKFDTNGVQFVINPYDEFSLTRAMWFKEKQGATVTVVNVGNATAEPTLRKALAIGADDAIRVNTEPTDGFLVAKELAAVVKNGGYDLVLAGRESIDYNGGMVPGMLASLTDFNFVNGCVGLEVDGENVSATREIDGGSETLSSSLPIVIAGQKGIVEESDLRIPNMRGIMMARKKPLQVVEATSTDANTTIQSFEKPAPKGAVKLVDADNIDELINLLHNEAKVI
- a CDS encoding bifunctional nuclease family protein, which encodes MSLIKLTIKGISYSQTQSGAYALVLSEMEGSRTLPIIIGAFEAQSIAIALEKEIRPPRPLTHDLFKTFSDRFLITVKEVIIHKLVDGVFFSSLICERDGVEETIDTRTSDAIAIAVRFQAPIYTYENILDKAGIYLKIEEELSLGETLSQEEDLDLEEIITKKESGFSEMSLEELNNQLDTAVNNENYELAAKIRDEISKRS
- a CDS encoding electron transfer flavoprotein subunit alpha/FixB family protein, producing MSVLVFADSTDGKFKKTALEVVSYGKKVAEQLGSNVVALTINAADVSELYKYGAEKVITVSNDSLKTFNAKSYASVVSEAAKAENATVVVVDSSIDGLYLAPIVAVSLDAGYASNVVAAPSSTAPFTVKRKAFSNKAFSNTVISTDVKIIGVAKNSFGVHENEVSGTSEEFSPTIAASGVKSEKVEKVTGQVTIADADIVVSAGRGLKGPENWGMIEELADVLGAATACSKPVSDLGWRPHGEHVGQTGKPVASNLYIAIGISGAIQHLAGINASKVKVVINTDPEAPFFKAADYGIVGDAFEVVPKLIEKLKAFKAS
- a CDS encoding inorganic diphosphatase; this encodes MSEHKTKTFDVLIEIPKGSRNKYEYDFELNKIRFDRMLFSSMMYPADYGFVPETLALDGDPLDVLVLGHEPTFPMCVIEVKPIGVFHMTDEKGPDEKVICVPVSDPIWNKKNDLSDLNPHRLKEIEHFFKVYKDLEKKKVDVGGWGNADEACKIFKDCVQRYENSEHKKNGNFTI